A genomic window from Rutidosis leptorrhynchoides isolate AG116_Rl617_1_P2 unplaced genomic scaffold, CSIRO_AGI_Rlap_v1 contig171, whole genome shotgun sequence includes:
- the LOC139881564 gene encoding protein NSP-INTERACTING KINASE 1-like translates to MNLNTMRLKRGEEAALCLVAFLWIWNSANGLLSPKGVNFEVQALMRIKDCLHDPHNVLENWDKDAVDPCSWTMVTCSTDSLVVGLGTPSQSLSGTLSPSIGNLTNLQIVLLQNNNITGPLPPELGRLSRLRTLDLSNNFFTGEIPSSLGHLNSLQYMRLNNNSLSGAFPSSLANMTQLQFLDLSYNNLSGPVPRILAKTFNIVGNPQICATGTEPDCYGTQLMPMSMSLNTSQTLPSSKRENHKVALALASSIGCVCLIILAFGILLWLRQRHNQPTFFDVKDGHHEEASLGNLRRFHFRELQIATNNFSSKNILGKGGFGHVYKGVLQDGTLVAVKRLKDANAVGGEIQFQTEIEMISLAVHRNLLRLYGFCITPAEKLLIYPFMSNGSVASRLKGKPVLDWGTRKRIALGAARGLLYLHEQCDPKIIHRDVKAANILLDDYCEAVVGDFGLAKLLDHQDSHVTTAVRGTVGHIAPEYLSTGQSSEKTDVFGFGILLLELITGQRALEFGKAANQKGAMLDWVKKIHQEKKLEMLVDKDLRSNYDRIELEEIVQVALLCTQYLPAHRPKMSEVVRMLEGDGLAERWEASQRVESNKGKPHEFSSSDRYSDLTDDSSLLVQAMELSGPR, encoded by the exons ATGAATCTCAATACGATGAGACTGAAGAGAGGTGAAGAAGCCGCTTTGTGTTTAGTGGCCTTTTTGTGGATTTGGAATTCGGCAAACGGATTGCTCTCTCCCAAAGGTGTGAACTTTGAAG TGCAAGCTCTGATGCGCATAAAGGACTGTCTACATGACCCTCACAATGTGCTTGAGAATTGGGATAAGGATGCTGTTGATCCATGTAGCTGGACTATGGTCACATGTTCAACTGACAGTTTAGTTGTTGGACT GGGAACTCCTAGCCAGAGCTTGTCTGGTACTCTTTCTCCAAGCATAGGCAACTTGACAAACCTTCAGATCGT GCTCTTACAGAACAACAACATAACGGGGCCTCTTCCTCCAGAGCTTGGGAGGCTTTCGAGGCTTCGCACTCTCGATCTTTCCAATAATTTCTTCACCGGAGAAATCCCCTCCTCATTGGGTCATCTGAACAGTCTTCAGTACAT GAGGCTTAACAACAATAGTCTCTCCGGTGCATTCCCGAGCTCTTTGGCCAACATGACTCAGCTTCAATTCCT TGATTTGTCTTACAATAACTTGAGCGGCCCTGTCCCTAGAATTCTGGCCAAAACATTCAA CATTGTTGGGAACCCTCAAATATGCGCAACTGGCACTGAGCCAGACTGCTACGGAACACAGCTGATGCCTATGTCCATGAGCTTAAATACTTCTCAAA CGCTACCCTCCAGCAAACGTGAAAATCACAAAGTAGCCCTTGCCTTGGCATCGAGCATCGGTTGTGTCTGTCTCATCATTCTCGCCTTTGGCATACTTCTTTGGTTAAGACAAAGGCACAACCAACCCACATTCTTTGATGTCAAGG ATGGGCATCATGAGGAAGCTTCGCTGGGGAACTTGAGGAGGTTCCACTTTAGGGAACTTCAGATTGCCACAAATAATTTCAGCAGCAAGAACATTCTCGGCAAGGGTGGCTTTGGACATGTCTACAAGGGTGTTCTTCAAGACGGCACGCTCGTTGCTGTCAAGAGGCTTAAAGACGCAAATGCTGTTGGGGGTGAGATCCAATTCCAGACAGAAATTGAAATGATCAGCCTAGCGGTGCATCGCAACCTCCTCAGGTTGTATGGGTTTTGCATCACGCCCGCAGAAAAGCTCCTTATATACCCATTCATGTCCAACGGCAGTGTTGCATCTCGCCTCAAAG GGAAGCCGGTCTTGGATTGGGGCACCAGGAAGAGAATTGCCTTAGGAGCTGCACGGGGATTACTGTACCTCCACGAACAATGTGACCCAAAGATAATCCATAGAGATGTAAAGGCAGCAAATATATTGCTTGATGACTATTGCGAGGCTGTGGTTGGAGATTTCGGGCTGGCTAAGCTTTTGGATCACCAGGACTCGCATGTCACTACGGCCGTGAGAGGCACAGTGGGTCATATAGCCCCTGAGTATCTCTCCACAGGGCAATCCTCTGAGAAGACGGATGTGTTTGGGTTTGGGATTCTTCTTCTTGAATTGATCACTGGACAGAGAGCACTAGAGTTCGGCAAGGCTGCTAATCAGAAAGGAGCGATGCTCGATTGG GTGAAGAAAATTCATCAAGAGAAGAAATTGGAAATGCTTGTCGACAAGGACCTCCGAAGCAACTATGATCGGATTGAGCTTGAGGAAATAGTACAAGTAGCACTCCTATGCACCCAGTACCTTCCCGCTCACAGGCCAAAGATGTCGGAAGTGGTCCGAATGCTCGAAGGTGATGGCCTCGCGGAAAGATGGGAAGCCTCTCAGAGAGTTGAATCGAACAAAGGCAAGCCTCATGAGTTCTCATCGTCAGACAGATATTCCGATCTCACCGATGATTCTTCCTTGCTGGTCCAAGCGATGGAGCTCTCAGGCCCTAGGTGA